The sequence below is a genomic window from Cicer arietinum cultivar CDC Frontier isolate Library 1 chromosome 6, Cicar.CDCFrontier_v2.0, whole genome shotgun sequence.
TGAAGGGCTATGGCTGCTACGTTTTGTCGCACCGAGAGAAGAGGGAAAAATTGGAGGAATagggtttggtttggtttggtttgtccAATCAATTATTAAACCTAACCGATTATTAATATTGTATCTTTTGCACAATTGTTTAAGTATTTCATTCTAGTCACTATCTTTGGTGGAGCAACCACCCCACAATGCATTTTTGGGGTTGGCTACTCCAGTCTCTACCAGTACGAAAATTAGTTAATGCAACTAAGAAGGCTAGTAGATGACAAAGCTCATGAGTATTGCTATAAGGAATGAAAACCGAGAAGTACCACTTTCACCATCAGAAAGATCAGCAAGTCTTGCAAGTGCATCAACAAGAGCCTGCTCGTGATCCTGCATCGAATTATATACAGATCAGGCGTATATACACACAACTTTTTGcaagaaaatcaaataagtCAGGAgcttttaatataaaaaatggaaTAGGAAATATAATTATGCCCTTACCTTCAATACTTTCTTCGCTTTCTCAATTTCAAGGGGATCAGGATGATTTGCACTAAATACCCTCTCCACCtgtcaaatcaaacaaaaactTAAATATTCGGAATACAAGATCAAACAATCTCAATGAAAGAACGATTTAATAAAACTTCTTTTTCAACTACCTCCTTTATTAGTGTGTCTGTGTGAAGTATCTGAATATCATCAGGAGCCTTCTTTAACACGCCATTCTGTGATGACAAGAAATCTTTTCTAGATTGACCCTTTGGAACCCCTCTACCTCTTCCAATTCCCGGAACACTATCACGCCCTACAGACCTATTCATTCCATGACCAGAGCCCCCAAAACCCCCACGCTGGTTAATTCCAGGATCCTCACCTACCCACTGAATATCTTCAGGAGATATCTGCAGTTAAAATACTGCATCTGAATTAGCAAAagcaataaaatattaacatgtGCTAAACATGACATCAAGAGAATCATTTCCAAAACCATCTTCAAGATATTATTGAACATTCAAGATACAAGAAAAGAAATAAAGCTTAAAATGCACCTAACTGCCCTAAATTAGGCATTTTGTGTCTCTGTCCTAAGGTGTGTTTGGATTGGTGATAAGGGATGAATTAAAGCCAAATAAAATGGAATTGATGCAAGGTATTTCATTCTATTCCATCCAAAGATCCATTTTTCTTACCCCACAGAGTTGAGGACTATTATTGGAAGGAATCACTTTATAAAGCAATAATGAAGTTACAGCTCTTACCATTCCTTCCACTTCCCaataaatgaaatgaaaatttcACTTTGTTCCatcataaaatacaatattcaaACAATGGTACAATAACTATTTTCATTCCCTTGCACAACATTAGTATGGATTTTGCAAGTCACCTCCAATCCAGGGAAGCCAAACTATAATTTTTCCTTCTGTTTAGGATTACATCAAGTCCTCAAACACAGTAACCACAATTTCTGCACTCCCGTTTTGATTATTAATCTATGGTTCACATCCAACCAGCCTACTCCATGACCCAGACAGCACTTTGGCACTATCCAACCTCTCTTTTTGGACATGTAGTTAAAGGAGGAATGCAACGTCGAACTACCCTAAAAATGATACTAGTGTTATCTTCGAATGTGTAGCAGCCACAGtagaaaataaatacaaatatttaaaaactgtTTAAGAGACATTAAAACTTGAAATGTAATACTCAATTCAATGAGCATTGACCTCCATCTTAGcccaaatattttaaaattttaaaagcaCCAATATAAAAAGGGTTAAGAGAATTAAAAAGATAGGccgataaaaaaatgtttaagaaACAACGAAAGTAATGTCATATACACAAGGATAAACGAGCAGTGATGCCAATAATCAGAAACAAGACAGTTATGATTTTCATTTCACAGATGAATCTTTGGATTTTAGTCAGATGGACAGCAGATTCTTCAATCTAGGGGGCTAAAGCGAATAGAATAATCCCCATAGATGGAACTGAGCAAAGATTCATCTAACCCTCGGCCTGCAGATGCATAACTATGCATCACAACTGCAATTCCACCCACTAGAAATCCATGACAGTATTAGGAAAAAAGCAAGTCCTACATGTAAAAGAGATAAGGCTTgaaaaaaagattataaagAGTAACACCTCTCACCATATAAACCGGTTTTTAGGTGGCACCCCTCACCATATAAGCTGACTTTGTAAGGATGAGTTGGGTCcaatataaaaattcaatatgaTATCAGAGCCTATTAATTCATGCCACCCACCATATTATCCACGCACTAAGCCCAATAGTATTAGGCAAGAGGGGTATTGGAAAATAACCCATACCCCAGACTGAAAAAGAGATAAAGTctgaaaatagtttatatacaGTAACACCCCCTCACCTTATAACATGGTTTTGTAAAGATGAGTTAGGACTTAGGACCAAGATAAAAACCTAATAATGAATGCTACTAAAAAACAACATAATGAGCTTCAGAAGCAGATACCATCGCACACACTGAAGTGACCACAGCACAATCAATCACTATTGTTGACTGGTTTCAAATGGGCATAACAGACTGTATTTTGTAAAGTTCAGCCTTTGTTTCACAGCCTATAGCAACTGCTTCCCTTGGTTACTTAAGTCTCAATGACAAAGATGAGCTAAGTTTTATGTATACTGCAATAGCATGTTTGGGAGGGTCATTAACTACTTTGTAAAAAAGGATACTTCAAgatcataaatttatatttcagaTATGACTGATAGAATGAAGTATCAAGTACCATTCTAAATGCTAATAAAGTTGACAAGCTCTATCAAACTTCATTCATACTCAAGTCTGtcaaacatattatataacaaactGTACTGaacattataaatatattctAAATCAAGAATCTAAATATACCTTACATGTGTTTTTGCTGTTTAATTTCCACATTCCCAACCCAACTATCATTATGGACTATTTTAGTATCATTGAATATCATTtgatatcaaatataaattttgaaatagttaTGATTGCAAACTTggtgaattaaattaaaagaaaaatatgcaaGGATTTCACTACAAGTAACAGGATAAAGCATCAGATGTACCTCTGACAATTTAACCCATTCCCAAGTTTCATTTGCAGTCCCCATGTCATAGACCAGATTATGCCGTCCCTGAAAATTGAGGAATTTAAGTAAACATTTTCGCCACATATTAGTGTCAAACAAATTACCAAATATTCCAGGGTTGTAAATACATCATTTGGATTGTAATCAGAGATAACAGCTTCATAGAAGTTATTGTCGTCAGGCCATCTTGTCCGCACTCTCCTACCGATCAGTGTACCAAATGATCCTCCCTCAGCAAGCTCACCCATGACAGCTCTATTAGGTACTTGATTCCTTCCACCTGGTCCCAAAGGAGGAAACTGCTTTGCTGAAGATACACCAGGTAATATTTGACCCTACAAATGAAAAATAGAGACATATTCATGCTATCAAACCCAAACGCAATGAATGAATCCAAATAAGTACATATGTTCTCTACTCACAGGCTTTTGCTTCTTTCCCTTTGATCCAGGAACAGATCCTCGTTTTGGTGCAGAAGAAGATGGCTGGTGGGGTGCAGCCACCGTTTGGGGGTGAAATGGGGGAGAAGGCCCACCAAAAGAACGTGATGGTACGGATGGTGTAATCTTCTGCTTTTTGCGAGATGCAGAAACGGTTGGACTTGGAATTGAATCATGTAGAGCTTGACCAGTACTCAGTACGCCGGGCTGATGGCCACCTGTCTGTCTCCATTCCCTATGTCATTATCCAACAAAGCATTGATTAGCAAAATATCAGCACACTGttccaaaaaaaaaaggcaaaatATCAGCACACGTGGAAATTCATGACAATCTCACGTCTAAAGGAGAGATAGACCAACAAGAAACCTTGTTTCATAATTTTATCAGACCTTATCCTCCGTATCGTGTCATCCGCATTAACCCGACCAAGGAGTTCTCTGTGTTCCTCATTAGATAATCTCAGCTCCTTTCTCAGTTCTGTAATCAAACTTTCTTTCTCCTGAAGAAAATACATGTCATGTAGCAGTCATTTAAAACTGATCGCAAACATTCAAAGACAAGTTTTGcagaaataaaagaataaaacatACCCAAGTAATTGCATCAGCTTGAGCTTTAAAGGCTCTCAGAACCGAACTGTATGCTTCCTGCTCAAGTTGATGAATTTGTGTTTCCATATCAATTTCACCATACACCCTGGGGTATGGTATTGAACCAACAGCGGATCTTCCATTCCCAGCAATACGTCCTCCCCTGGGAATTCTATTTTGATGGGTTGGCGGAAGATCATCATCGGTTCCTGCAATTATCACAATCAACCCAGGGTATATAAAAAGTGAATCTAAAGCCTGAATACATGATGAAAATATCAGAAATATTTTATTCAGTACTGGTGAAATATTAATCTcatgcattaaaaatatattgcaaCCAATACTTCTAGGCATACAGAGAAGTATCATTAACTCCACAAAGTGACAGCACAATTAACACAGGGCAGAACAATCAATTA
It includes:
- the LOC101507910 gene encoding protein EMSY-LIKE 3-like, producing the protein MDYEPYDSSGTDDDLPPTHQNRIPRGGRIAGNGRSAVGSIPYPRVYGEIDMETQIHQLEQEAYSSVLRAFKAQADAITWEKESLITELRKELRLSNEEHRELLGRVNADDTIRRIREWRQTGGHQPGVLSTGQALHDSIPSPTVSASRKKQKITPSVPSRSFGGPSPPFHPQTVAAPHQPSSSAPKRGSVPGSKGKKQKPGQILPGVSSAKQFPPLGPGGRNQVPNRAVMGELAEGGSFGTLIGRRVRTRWPDDNNFYEAVISDYNPNDGRHNLVYDMGTANETWEWVKLSEISPEDIQWVGEDPGINQRGGFGGSGHGMNRSVGRDSVPGIGRGRGVPKGQSRKDFLSSQNGVLKKAPDDIQILHTDTLIKEVERVFSANHPDPLEIEKAKKVLKDHEQALVDALARLADLSDGESDGAGHHFPRGQSME